A DNA window from Siniperca chuatsi isolate FFG_IHB_CAS linkage group LG6, ASM2008510v1, whole genome shotgun sequence contains the following coding sequences:
- the onecut3a gene encoding hepatocyte nuclear factor 6 isoform X2: MELTMENIGNLHGVSHSHQTSDLMNSPHARQSSASHRNLVSHGRSAMVSSMASILEGAGDYRTDHALSGPLHPAMTMSCDSGMSLSSTYTTLTPLQHLPPISTVSEKFHHPHPHAHHHPAHQRLAAGNVSGSFTLMRDDRSLASMSNLYGHYPKDMSGMGQPLSPLSNGLGSLHSSQQTLSAYGPGAHLSNDKMISSGGFESHAAMLSRGEEHLARGLGGHGAGLMTSLNGIHHHSHPHSQANGSMLSDRDRQTVVGGGQGAGSGQVEEINTKEVAQRITAELKRYSIPQAIFAQRILCRSQGTLSDLLRNPKPWSKLKSGRETFRRMWKWLQEPEFQRMSALRLAACKRKEQEQHKDRNTAPKKQRLVFTDLQRRTLIAIFKENKRPSKEMQITISQQLGLELSTVSNFFMNARRRCVDRWHDDHGASPGQPGTSTTTFSKA; this comes from the exons ATGGAGCTTACAATGGAAAACATTGGAAATCTGCACGGTGTATCTCACTCCCATCAAACGAGCGACTTAATGAACTCCCCACACGCGCGCCAGTCGTCGGCGTCGCATCGGAACTTGGTGTCGCACGGGCGGTCAGCCATGGTGTCTAGCATGGCCTCGATACTGGAGGGAGCAGGGGACTACCGCACAGACCACGCTTTGTCTGGCCCCCTGCATCCGGCAATGACCATGTCGTGCGACTCCGGGATGAGCCTGAGCAGCACCTACACCACGCTGACGCCGCTGCAGCACCTGCCCCCCATATCCACCGTCTCGGAGAAATTTCACCATCCACACCCACATGCTCACCATCACCCGGCACACCAGCGACTCGCAGCTGGGAACGTCAGCGGCAGCTTCACCCTGATGAGGGATGACCGAAGCCTCGCCTCCATGAGTAACCTCTACGGCCACTACCCCAAAGACATGTCCGGCATGGGGCAGCCTCTATCCCCTCTGTCCAACGGTCTGGGGTCTTTGCACAGCTCCCAGCAGACTCTCAGCGCCTATGGTCCTGGAGCTCACCTCTCCAACGACAAGATGATCTCCTCGGGGGGCTTCGAGTCCCACGCAGCCATGCTGTCCCGGGGCGAGGAGCACCTGGCCCGGGGTCTCGGGGGCCATGGGGCCGGGCTCATGACATCCTTGAACGGCATACACCATCACAGCCATCCGCACTCTCAGGCAAACGGGTCCATGCTGTCAGACCGGGACAGGCAGACGGTGGTGGGAGGCGGGCAGGGAGCTGGGTCAGGGCAGGTGGAGGAGATAAACACCAAGGAGGTGGCACAGCGAATAACAGCAGAGCTCAAGCGCTACAGCATCCCCCAGGCCATCTTTGCTCAGAGGATCTTGTGCCGGTCCCAGGGAACTCTGTCTGACCTGCTGCGGAATCCTAAACCGTGGAGTAAACTCAAGTCTGGCCGGGAGACGTTCAGGAGGATGTGGAAGTGGCTCCAGGAGCCCGAGTTCCAGCGGATGTCGGCGCTCAGGCTTGCAG CCTGCAAGCGCAAAGAACAGGAGCAACACAAGGACCGCAACACGGCGCCCAAGAAACAGCGTCTGGTCTTCACTGACCTGCAGCGCCGCACACTCATCGCCATCTTCAAGGAGAACAAGCGTCCATCCAAGGAAATGCAGATCACCATCTCCCAGCAGCTTGGCCTGGAGCTCAGCACCGTCAGCAACTTCTTTATGAATGCGCGCCGGCGCTGCGTGGACCGCTGGCACGATGACCACGGTGCCAGCCCCGGGCAGCCGGGCACATCCACCACCACATTCTCCAAGgcctga
- the onecut3a gene encoding hepatocyte nuclear factor 6 isoform X1, translating to MELTMENIGNLHGVSHSHQTSDLMNSPHARQSSASHRNLVSHGRSAMVSSMASILEGAGDYRTDHALSGPLHPAMTMSCDSGMSLSSTYTTLTPLQHLPPISTVSEKFHHPHPHAHHHPAHQRLAAGNVSGSFTLMRDDRSLASMSNLYGHYPKDMSGMGQPLSPLSNGLGSLHSSQQTLSAYGPGAHLSNDKMISSGGFESHAAMLSRGEEHLARGLGGHGAGLMTSLNGIHHHSHPHSQANGSMLSDRDRQTVVGGGQGAGSGQVEEINTKEVAQRITAELKRYSIPQAIFAQRILCRSQGTLSDLLRNPKPWSKLKSGRETFRRMWKWLQEPEFQRMSALRLAASHSHPHPSHRCHPHQACKRKEQEQHKDRNTAPKKQRLVFTDLQRRTLIAIFKENKRPSKEMQITISQQLGLELSTVSNFFMNARRRCVDRWHDDHGASPGQPGTSTTTFSKA from the exons ATGGAGCTTACAATGGAAAACATTGGAAATCTGCACGGTGTATCTCACTCCCATCAAACGAGCGACTTAATGAACTCCCCACACGCGCGCCAGTCGTCGGCGTCGCATCGGAACTTGGTGTCGCACGGGCGGTCAGCCATGGTGTCTAGCATGGCCTCGATACTGGAGGGAGCAGGGGACTACCGCACAGACCACGCTTTGTCTGGCCCCCTGCATCCGGCAATGACCATGTCGTGCGACTCCGGGATGAGCCTGAGCAGCACCTACACCACGCTGACGCCGCTGCAGCACCTGCCCCCCATATCCACCGTCTCGGAGAAATTTCACCATCCACACCCACATGCTCACCATCACCCGGCACACCAGCGACTCGCAGCTGGGAACGTCAGCGGCAGCTTCACCCTGATGAGGGATGACCGAAGCCTCGCCTCCATGAGTAACCTCTACGGCCACTACCCCAAAGACATGTCCGGCATGGGGCAGCCTCTATCCCCTCTGTCCAACGGTCTGGGGTCTTTGCACAGCTCCCAGCAGACTCTCAGCGCCTATGGTCCTGGAGCTCACCTCTCCAACGACAAGATGATCTCCTCGGGGGGCTTCGAGTCCCACGCAGCCATGCTGTCCCGGGGCGAGGAGCACCTGGCCCGGGGTCTCGGGGGCCATGGGGCCGGGCTCATGACATCCTTGAACGGCATACACCATCACAGCCATCCGCACTCTCAGGCAAACGGGTCCATGCTGTCAGACCGGGACAGGCAGACGGTGGTGGGAGGCGGGCAGGGAGCTGGGTCAGGGCAGGTGGAGGAGATAAACACCAAGGAGGTGGCACAGCGAATAACAGCAGAGCTCAAGCGCTACAGCATCCCCCAGGCCATCTTTGCTCAGAGGATCTTGTGCCGGTCCCAGGGAACTCTGTCTGACCTGCTGCGGAATCCTAAACCGTGGAGTAAACTCAAGTCTGGCCGGGAGACGTTCAGGAGGATGTGGAAGTGGCTCCAGGAGCCCGAGTTCCAGCGGATGTCGGCGCTCAGGCTTGCAG CCTCCCACTCTCATCCCCATCCCTCCCACCGCTGCCATCCACACCAAGCCTGCAAGCGCAAAGAACAGGAGCAACACAAGGACCGCAACACGGCGCCCAAGAAACAGCGTCTGGTCTTCACTGACCTGCAGCGCCGCACACTCATCGCCATCTTCAAGGAGAACAAGCGTCCATCCAAGGAAATGCAGATCACCATCTCCCAGCAGCTTGGCCTGGAGCTCAGCACCGTCAGCAACTTCTTTATGAATGCGCGCCGGCGCTGCGTGGACCGCTGGCACGATGACCACGGTGCCAGCCCCGGGCAGCCGGGCACATCCACCACCACATTCTCCAAGgcctga
- the onecut3a gene encoding hepatocyte nuclear factor 6 isoform X3 — protein MELTMENIGNLHGVSHSHQTSDLMNSPHARQSSASHRNLVSHGRSAMVSSMASILEGAGDYRTDHALSGPLHPAMTMSCDSGMSLSSTYTTLTPLQHLPPISTVSEKFHHPHPHAHHHPAHQRLAAGNVSGSFTLMRDDRSLASMSNLYGHYPKDMSGMGQPLSPLSNGLGSLHSSQQTLSAYGPGAHLSNDKMISSGGFESHAAMLSRGEEHLARGLGGHGAGLMTSLNGIHHHSHPHSQANGSMLSDRDRQTVVGGGQGAGSGQVEEINTKEVAQRITAELKRYSIPQAIFAQRILCRSQGTLSDLLRNPKPWSKLKSGRETFRRMWKWLQEPEFQRMSALRLAAIHTKPASAKNRSNTRTATRRPRNSVWSSLTCSAAHSSPSSRRTSVHPRKCRSPSPSSLAWSSAPSATSL, from the exons ATGGAGCTTACAATGGAAAACATTGGAAATCTGCACGGTGTATCTCACTCCCATCAAACGAGCGACTTAATGAACTCCCCACACGCGCGCCAGTCGTCGGCGTCGCATCGGAACTTGGTGTCGCACGGGCGGTCAGCCATGGTGTCTAGCATGGCCTCGATACTGGAGGGAGCAGGGGACTACCGCACAGACCACGCTTTGTCTGGCCCCCTGCATCCGGCAATGACCATGTCGTGCGACTCCGGGATGAGCCTGAGCAGCACCTACACCACGCTGACGCCGCTGCAGCACCTGCCCCCCATATCCACCGTCTCGGAGAAATTTCACCATCCACACCCACATGCTCACCATCACCCGGCACACCAGCGACTCGCAGCTGGGAACGTCAGCGGCAGCTTCACCCTGATGAGGGATGACCGAAGCCTCGCCTCCATGAGTAACCTCTACGGCCACTACCCCAAAGACATGTCCGGCATGGGGCAGCCTCTATCCCCTCTGTCCAACGGTCTGGGGTCTTTGCACAGCTCCCAGCAGACTCTCAGCGCCTATGGTCCTGGAGCTCACCTCTCCAACGACAAGATGATCTCCTCGGGGGGCTTCGAGTCCCACGCAGCCATGCTGTCCCGGGGCGAGGAGCACCTGGCCCGGGGTCTCGGGGGCCATGGGGCCGGGCTCATGACATCCTTGAACGGCATACACCATCACAGCCATCCGCACTCTCAGGCAAACGGGTCCATGCTGTCAGACCGGGACAGGCAGACGGTGGTGGGAGGCGGGCAGGGAGCTGGGTCAGGGCAGGTGGAGGAGATAAACACCAAGGAGGTGGCACAGCGAATAACAGCAGAGCTCAAGCGCTACAGCATCCCCCAGGCCATCTTTGCTCAGAGGATCTTGTGCCGGTCCCAGGGAACTCTGTCTGACCTGCTGCGGAATCCTAAACCGTGGAGTAAACTCAAGTCTGGCCGGGAGACGTTCAGGAGGATGTGGAAGTGGCTCCAGGAGCCCGAGTTCCAGCGGATGTCGGCGCTCAGGCTTGCAG CCATCCACACCAAGCCTGCAAGCGCAAAGAACAGGAGCAACACAAGGACCGCAACACGGCGCCCAAGAAACAGCGTCTGGTCTTCACTGACCTGCAGCGCCGCACACTCATCGCCATCTTCAAGGAGAACAAGCGTCCATCCAAGGAAATGCAGATCACCATCTCCCAGCAGCTTGGCCTGGAGCTCAGCACCGTCAGCAACTTCTTTATGA
- the onecut3a gene encoding hepatocyte nuclear factor 6 isoform X4: MELTMENIGNLHGVSHSHQTSDLMNSPHARQSSASHRNLVSHGRSAMVSSMASILEGAGDYRTDHALSGPLHPAMTMSCDSGMSLSSTYTTLTPLQHLPPISTVSEKFHHPHPHAHHHPAHQRLAAGNVSGSFTLMRDDRSLASMSNLYGHYPKDMSGMGQPLSPLSNGLGSLHSSQQTLSAYGPGAHLSNDKMISSGGFESHAAMLSRGEEHLARGLGGHGAGLMTSLNGIHHHSHPHSQANGSMLSDRDRQTVVGGGQGAGSGQVEEINTKEVAQRITAELKRYSIPQAIFAQRILCRSQGTLSDLLRNPKPWSKLKSGRETFRRMWKWLQEPEFQRMSALRLAVRGPAGHVQGAVQSAEICVHPH; this comes from the exons ATGGAGCTTACAATGGAAAACATTGGAAATCTGCACGGTGTATCTCACTCCCATCAAACGAGCGACTTAATGAACTCCCCACACGCGCGCCAGTCGTCGGCGTCGCATCGGAACTTGGTGTCGCACGGGCGGTCAGCCATGGTGTCTAGCATGGCCTCGATACTGGAGGGAGCAGGGGACTACCGCACAGACCACGCTTTGTCTGGCCCCCTGCATCCGGCAATGACCATGTCGTGCGACTCCGGGATGAGCCTGAGCAGCACCTACACCACGCTGACGCCGCTGCAGCACCTGCCCCCCATATCCACCGTCTCGGAGAAATTTCACCATCCACACCCACATGCTCACCATCACCCGGCACACCAGCGACTCGCAGCTGGGAACGTCAGCGGCAGCTTCACCCTGATGAGGGATGACCGAAGCCTCGCCTCCATGAGTAACCTCTACGGCCACTACCCCAAAGACATGTCCGGCATGGGGCAGCCTCTATCCCCTCTGTCCAACGGTCTGGGGTCTTTGCACAGCTCCCAGCAGACTCTCAGCGCCTATGGTCCTGGAGCTCACCTCTCCAACGACAAGATGATCTCCTCGGGGGGCTTCGAGTCCCACGCAGCCATGCTGTCCCGGGGCGAGGAGCACCTGGCCCGGGGTCTCGGGGGCCATGGGGCCGGGCTCATGACATCCTTGAACGGCATACACCATCACAGCCATCCGCACTCTCAGGCAAACGGGTCCATGCTGTCAGACCGGGACAGGCAGACGGTGGTGGGAGGCGGGCAGGGAGCTGGGTCAGGGCAGGTGGAGGAGATAAACACCAAGGAGGTGGCACAGCGAATAACAGCAGAGCTCAAGCGCTACAGCATCCCCCAGGCCATCTTTGCTCAGAGGATCTTGTGCCGGTCCCAGGGAACTCTGTCTGACCTGCTGCGGAATCCTAAACCGTGGAGTAAACTCAAGTCTGGCCGGGAGACGTTCAGGAGGATGTGGAAGTGGCTCCAGGAGCCCGAGTTCCAGCGGATGTCGGCGCTCAGGCTTGCAG TACGAGGTCCTGCAGGTCACGTTCAAGGCGCTGTCCAGAGTGCTGAAATCTGCGTCCATCCACACTGA